AAACGAATGGGAGGCGCCAAGGGACTGACCCTTGACGCCTCCCACCCTGACTCTGCGACTTACTTCAGCAGGTCGTAGGCTTTTTTCAGAATGGCGTCGGTTTGCAGGTCCACCACCGCTTCACCCTGCTGGGCACTGCGGGTGGGCCGCTTGATTTCGCCGGTGTAGGTGAACTTGCCGTCCTTGTCGGCGGTCACAGTGACCGGCTTACCTTCGACAGTCAGGGTGATCTTCTCGCCGGGCTTGACGCCGCTGCCGGTGAAGTTGACGGGCGTGGTGAAGCGGGTGTCCTTGACCACCACGTCGGGCGTGATGCCCTTCTTGTGAATCTGGCGGCCATTGGGTGTCAGCCACTCGCTGTTTACGATGGCCGCCTTACCGCCGTCCGGCAGGGTGACGGGAATCTGGGCCACACCCTTGCCGAAGGTCTGCTCGCCCACGATGGTGGCCTTCTTGGTGTCCTGCAACGCTCCCGACACGACTTCACTGGCGCTGGCGCTGTTCTTGTTCACCAGCACCATCAACTTGCCGGTGTAGTCGGTGGTCTGGCGCCGGGCGGTTCCAAAGACTTCGGTGGCCTTGCTGCGGTCACGCAGGCTGACAATAGGGCCGCTTTGCAGGAACTGGTCCACCACTTCCACGCCGGCGTTCAGCAGGCCGCCGCCGTTGTCACGCAGGTCCAGAATCAGGCCCTTGACGTTCTTCTTTTTCATGTCGGCCACGGCGGCGCTGAACTGCTCGCTAACCTTCTCGT
Above is a genomic segment from Deinococcus betulae containing:
- a CDS encoding S41 family peptidase: MNAKRLTVTLAALGATAAVAYAQMGGYTQANLSSTAEGRTFLQLLSDLNRLYLYPVDQKKVLRGAITGALGSLDDEFTYYSEPEDNAIDAANLQGEFGGIGVQLVAANPDGSGGKVDNVYKGYSAAENGVQIGDQFLKIGETDVTTAKLNEIVRLVRGEKGSSVAVTFAREGKPYTVKLERRQVTIVSVESTVLPGNVGYIALNTFYNEKVSEQFSAAVADMKKKNVKGLILDLRDNGGGLLNAGVEVVDQFLQSGPIVSLRDRSKATEVFGTARRQTTDYTGKLMVLVNKNSASASEVVSGALQDTKKATIVGEQTFGKGVAQIPVTLPDGGKAAIVNSEWLTPNGRQIHKKGITPDVVVKDTRFTTPVNFTGSGVKPGEKITLTVEGKPVTVTADKDGKFTYTGEIKRPTRSAQQGEAVVDLQTDAILKKAYDLLK